Within Oceanicoccus sp. KOV_DT_Chl, the genomic segment CCGCACCGGCAACATCAAGCCCGGTACACTTTTCTATACCCTCCAAACCCGGCGATGAATTCACTTCCATAATTTGCGGCCCGGTTGCACTTTCCAACATATCCACACCAGCAACTCGCAAGCCCATAATCTGGGCTGCCCGCACCGCTGTTTCAACATACTCATCCGGTAAATCAACGGCCTCGGCAATACCTCCGCGATGCACATTGCTGCGAAACTCCTGTCCCTGTGCGACTCGACGCATTGCCGCCACAACCCGGTCACCAACGACAAAAGCACGTATATCTTTACCTTTACTCTCAGCCACAAATTTTTGAATCAGCACGTTTTGCTTTTGACTTTGCAACAATTCAATAATCGACTCCGCCGCTTTTACCGATTCGGCCAACAGCACACCGATACCCTGAGTACCTTCAATTAACTTAATAATAACCGGCGCACCACCCACCCGCTCTATCGCCGGTAGCACATCTTTTTTATCCCGCACAAATGTGGTCCGTGGTATACCTATGTGGTGACGACTCAAAATTTGCAAACTACGCAATTTATCCCGGGAGTTACTAATACCATGGGCGGTATTGGCACAAAAAATATCCATTTCCTGAAACTGCCTGACTACTGCCGTACCGTAATAGGTAATAGATGCACCGATACGGGGTAATACTGCATCATAGGCGCTTAATACCTGTTGCCGATAATATAAATCAGGCTCCCCCCGCTGCAGATCAATCGCAAACTTAAGCGTATTTAGCACCTTGACCTCATGACCACGTTGCAAAGCAGCTTCCTTGAAACGGATGGTGCTATAGGCTTTAGGGCCACAAGATAAAATGGCTAATTTCATATTTTCTCTCTCAATTAACTAGGGGGATTACTGGCCGCGGAGCGAGTCAGGCACTGGAGTTGGCTGGTATCTTAACCTGCGCAACAACGTGCAAATTACGATCACGATACACTATTTGCAAGTGAGATGTTAGCGACGCTCCAGCCGAATTTAAACAACCGAATCAACACAATTTGTTTGATAACATTTGGTTCTAATGAGTGCTGAAGCGGCTAATATACCCAGCTTAAAATAGAACAACGATTGCAATATTATTAAAATTATCACTCTTACGCCATTGCCTAACTGATATCCCCTATAATCTGCCCAACATTTAACAAAGACGTACCAGTATGAATTTTCTTCCCTGTGAAATTATTGAAACCAGTGACAGTATTGACGCCTCAGTAATCTGGCTGCATGGCCTGGGGGCTAGCGGCCATGACTTTGTCCCCATCATTCCAGAATTACAGTTACCGGAGCACTTTGGTATCCGCTTTATTTTTCCACACGCGCCCGAAATTCCTGTCACCATTAATGGCGGCATGGTGATGCCGGCCTGGTATGACATTCTAGCGATGGATATGGAACGGAAAATTGATACCGACCAAATCCTCGCGTCTGCACAAGCAGTAATTGATCTGGTCGACGCTGAAATAGCTGCCGGTATTGCCAGCGAGCGTATTATTCTCGCCGGGTTCTCGCAGGGCGGTGCAGTGGTGTATCAGGCTGCACTAAATTATGACAAACCGCTAGCAGGACTACTGGCACTATCGACGTATTTTGCCACCCATAAGACCTTGCAACCATCAACTGCCAATCAACATATCCCCATCCAGTTATTTCATGGCACTCAAGACCCGATGGTGCCTGAGGCGATGGCCCAGCAGGCACTACACGCTCTACAAGCACTAGGCTATAAGCCTGAATACCAAAGCTATGCTATGCAACATGAAGTCTGCATGCAGGAAATCAAGGATATTTCCGCCTGGTTGCAGCAACGCTTGGCATGACCGGGACGGATACCAGTCTCTTTTATATCCACGACCCCATGTGCTCCTGGTGCTGGGGTTTTCGTCCCACGTGGGATGCATTAAAACGCGCCCTGCCAACATCTATTCACGTTATCAATCTTACCGGCGGACTGGCTCCCGACAGTGATCAAGTCATGCCGATAGCTATGCAACAAACTATTGAAGACTACTGGCACACGATTCAACAACAACTAGGCACTGAATTTAATTTCGATTTTTGGCGTAAGAACCAACCTCGCCGCTCAACGTATATTGCTTGTCGCGCTGCTATTGCCGCCGACAATCAAGGAGCACAGGATACGATGATCGACGCTATTCAACAGGCCTATTATTTACGGGCATTAAATCCCTCGGATCGCTCAGTATTATTGCAACTAGCAGCGGAGCTGGAACTACAAACAGAAACATTCACCAGGGATTTAGAATCGCCAGTGACCCATGCCGAGTTTAAACGACAGCGCGCTTTAGCCCATAGCCTGCCCATTCAGGGGTTTCCCTCTTTGGTTCTCAAACGCGGCGAGCAGCTCGCGGGTATTACGCTTAATTATCTTGACGTCAAGCCTATGCTCGATGCCATAGCGGCCTAATAGGTATTATTCCCCCCTTGCTCACCAATTCAATGCTATGATGCGCCGCTTTCTATGAGCGCCCCACAACAAAAAAGCAAACAGGGCCTAGCACTCAACAGGCATCAGCCTTACTACATTCAAACCTCAAGCTGAAGAGGACAGTCGATGGTCAAGCCACAAGCATTTTTTATTTATGGATCACTGCTAGATAGCGATGTACGCCGCCATGTGTTTGGTCGCGAACTGGCAACAAATGAGATCAAAGCAGCTACTATTACCGGCTTTCAAACCAAAACCTATGCCGGTGACACTTTTCCTATTCTGGTACCCAAGCCTGACGGTTATGTGCAGGGTGCGGTGTTACTTGCGCTATCTGAATTAGATCTACAGCGGATGGATTTTTTTGAAGGCGGTGAATACAGCTTTGGCACTATAGAAACCCGGCTTGAAGACGGTAGTACCCAACTGGCACTCTACAATCAACCTTGCAGTAACGATCATCACAATGATGAAGACTGGACTCTATCCTTTTGGCAACAGTACGAAAAAACGATATTTCTCACTCAGTGTGAGCGCTATATGGCACTGTTTGGAAAAATGACTATTGATGAGGCCGACGCTGTCTGGCGGTCTATGGTGGATGAACAGCAACTCGCTATGGCAAGCAACTAGCCAATAGGCTCAAAATGGTAAAACCAAAAACCAAAACACAGAAAAAAATTGATCATAATATTCAACTGGCACTGACCAGGGCCTGCGAAGAATTCCTGCAAAGCGTTACCGGGTTTCAATGGTTAACCCATCGAGCAGATTACAGCAATTTCCCTTCAAGCCTGCGAGTTATTTGTATTTTCGATAACAACCTGAACCAACAGCATGCCTGCCAGAGCGAGACTTACCGACAGATGCATAAACAGATTCAATCCGAACTCCTTAACATCGGTATTAAACTTCCTCAAACAGCAGGGCAGATTATTTTTGACTCTGAAGAGTCATGCAACGGAACCCATCAAGGTAACTGGGCATTGCGGCTAGACAGCCGTTCAATCAAATAAATTTAGGCTGCTAATAATAGGCTACGTCAGTCCACACTTGTTTATATACAGCACATAGTAGAAAATCACGTCATGTCACAGCAATAAGGCAAACGCCTTC encodes:
- a CDS encoding alpha/beta hydrolase, translating into MNFLPCEIIETSDSIDASVIWLHGLGASGHDFVPIIPELQLPEHFGIRFIFPHAPEIPVTINGGMVMPAWYDILAMDMERKIDTDQILASAQAVIDLVDAEIAAGIASERIILAGFSQGGAVVYQAALNYDKPLAGLLALSTYFATHKTLQPSTANQHIPIQLFHGTQDPMVPEAMAQQALHALQALGYKPEYQSYAMQHEVCMQEIKDISAWLQQRLA
- a CDS encoding DsbA family protein; protein product: MTGTDTSLFYIHDPMCSWCWGFRPTWDALKRALPTSIHVINLTGGLAPDSDQVMPIAMQQTIEDYWHTIQQQLGTEFNFDFWRKNQPRRSTYIACRAAIAADNQGAQDTMIDAIQQAYYLRALNPSDRSVLLQLAAELELQTETFTRDLESPVTHAEFKRQRALAHSLPIQGFPSLVLKRGEQLAGITLNYLDVKPMLDAIAA
- a CDS encoding gamma-glutamylcyclotransferase family protein gives rise to the protein MVKPQAFFIYGSLLDSDVRRHVFGRELATNEIKAATITGFQTKTYAGDTFPILVPKPDGYVQGAVLLALSELDLQRMDFFEGGEYSFGTIETRLEDGSTQLALYNQPCSNDHHNDEDWTLSFWQQYEKTIFLTQCERYMALFGKMTIDEADAVWRSMVDEQQLAMASN
- a CDS encoding Fis family transcriptional regulator yields the protein MVKPKTKTQKKIDHNIQLALTRACEEFLQSVTGFQWLTHRADYSNFPSSLRVICIFDNNLNQQHACQSETYRQMHKQIQSELLNIGIKLPQTAGQIIFDSEESCNGTHQGNWALRLDSRSIK